The proteins below come from a single Ictalurus punctatus breed USDA103 chromosome 24, Coco_2.0, whole genome shotgun sequence genomic window:
- the polr1f gene encoding DNA-directed RNA polymerase I subunit RPA43 — protein MANLEQTDHDPELGVTSTDKSAVLNSAPARDAFAVPCLIPSFADARELVNAPYSCLVLHTHRRHVALPPMYLNKKKTGIQQELNADLLKYSNSFKGVPLAYDGIKIIGQHGDIFDDQGYIHLNVEASFVIFKPQERQMLMGVINKIGVGHVGCLVHGCFNASVVKPAQLTTEQWRDSGLKLGGSLIFKVCQLDADVAGVLLIRGRLEKSRVQELIDSFSSADTEQDETVEVATEPDSVTTEDPSESSDASKLKKKKKKKDKERDKQAVKEMNNNDTDEAVTHHVNGNRMEDDSDPSSCPREKKKKKKKDKKQESDAALPSPSADLPGSESSGYISDKSSKKRKVLLTDEADICPAKKKKRMK, from the exons ATGGCCAACCTGGAGCAGACAGATCATGACCCGGAACTCGGCGTAACCTCTACGGATAAGTCCGCGGTGTTAAACTCCGCTCCGGCTCGCGACGCTTTCGCGGTCCCGTGTCTGATCCCGAGTTTCGCGGACGCGCGTGAGCTCGTGAACGCGCCGTATTCGTGTCTCGTGCTGCACACACACCGCAGACATGTTGCTCTGCCGCCCATGTACCTGAACAAGAAGAAGACCGGGATCCAACAAGAACTCAACGCTGACCTTTTAAAGTACTCCAACAG TTTCAAAGGTGTGCCTTTGGCTTATGATGGCATCAAAATTATAGGACAACATGGGGACATTTTCGACGACCAAGGCTACATTCACTTAAACGTCGAGGCATCGTTTGTGATATTCAAGCCACAGGAAAGACAAATGCTCATG GGTGTGATAAATAAAATCGGAGTGGGCCATGTGGGCTGCCTGGTGCACGGCTGCTTTAATGCCAGCGTGGTGAAGCCAGCTCAGCTCACTACTGAGCAGTGGAGAGACTCGGGGCTGAAGCTGGGAGGCAGCCTGATCTTCAAGGTGTGTCAGCTGGACGCGGATGTGGCTGGAGTTCTGCTGATCAGAGGAAGGCTGGAAAAATCCCG GGTGCAGGAGCTTATTGATTCTTTCAGCAGCGCAGACACCGAGCAGGACGAGACAGTGGAAGTGGCCACCGAACCAGACTCGGTCACTACTGAAGACCCCTCGGAGAGCTCGGACGCGTCAAagctcaagaagaagaagaagaaaaaggacaaAGAAAGGGACAAGCAGGCTGTGAAGGAGATGAACAACAACGACACAGACGAGGCCGTGACTCACCATGTTAACGGTAACAGAATGGAGGATGATTCTGATCCCAGCAGCTGTCCaagggagaaaaagaagaagaagaaaaaggacaaaaagcaGGAATCGGACGCTGCGTTGCCATCCCCCAGCGCCGATCTCCCAGGCAGTGAATCGAGCGGATACATcagtgataaaagcagtaaaaagagaaaagtgcTCCTCACAGACGAAGCTGACATTTGTCCAgctaaaaagaagaaaaggatgAAGTGA
- the LOC108257405 gene encoding transmembrane protein 196 isoform X1 yields the protein MCSSRKIVCSLLVLSVLQVGLGAASIALGAVAISRARHEHKTQQGHASPVWSGVCFLVCGLCGMLCARKRTGLVMILFSACCICGLIGGILNFQFVRALVKRPDTVRSLHMAAMSLACLGISSCTLSTWLTCRLASSEQQRMFLEREHSLHHSHEMSEKVDEERKRGEPSPGVSQCLSEVMDNSSNGIPQITYNSQSASP from the exons ATGTGCAGCAGCCGGAAGATCGTGTGCAGTCTGCTGGTGCTGTCCGTGCTGCAGGTGGGGCTCGGCGCGGCCAGCATCGCGCTCGGGGCCGTGGCCATCAGCAGAGCGCGACACGAGCACAAGACGCAGCAGGGTCATGCGTCCCCGGTGTGGAGCGGGGTGTGT TTCCTTGTCTGTGGGCTCTGTGGGATGCTGTGTGCGAGAAAAAGGACTGGGCTGGTT aTGATCCTGTTCTCAGCATGCTGTATTTGCGGCCTGATCGGAGGAATCCTGAACTTCCAGTTTGTGCGGGCGCTGGTGAAGCGTCCTGACACGGTGCGTTCGCTGCACATGGCCGCCATGTCTCTGGCCTGTCTGGGGATCAGCAGCTGCACCCTGTCCACGTGGCTGACGTGCCGTCTGGCCAGCAGCGAGCAGCAGCGCATGTTCCTGGAGCGCGAGCACTCGCTGCATCACTCGCACGAGATGTCCGAGAAGGTAGACGAGGAACGGAAGAGAGGAGAGCCCAGTCCCGGTGTTTCTCAGTGTCTCAGT gaagtaatggaTAACTCCAGCAATGGCATCCCACAAATCACGTACAACAGTCAGAGCGCATCGCCGTGA
- the LOC108257405 gene encoding transmembrane protein 196 isoform X2, which yields MCSSRKIVCSLLVLSVLQVGLGAASIALGAVAISRARHEHKTQQGHASPVWSGFLVCGLCGMLCARKRTGLVMILFSACCICGLIGGILNFQFVRALVKRPDTVRSLHMAAMSLACLGISSCTLSTWLTCRLASSEQQRMFLEREHSLHHSHEMSEKVDEERKRGEPSPGVSQCLSEVMDNSSNGIPQITYNSQSASP from the exons ATGTGCAGCAGCCGGAAGATCGTGTGCAGTCTGCTGGTGCTGTCCGTGCTGCAGGTGGGGCTCGGCGCGGCCAGCATCGCGCTCGGGGCCGTGGCCATCAGCAGAGCGCGACACGAGCACAAGACGCAGCAGGGTCATGCGTCCCCGGTGTGGAGCGGG TTCCTTGTCTGTGGGCTCTGTGGGATGCTGTGTGCGAGAAAAAGGACTGGGCTGGTT aTGATCCTGTTCTCAGCATGCTGTATTTGCGGCCTGATCGGAGGAATCCTGAACTTCCAGTTTGTGCGGGCGCTGGTGAAGCGTCCTGACACGGTGCGTTCGCTGCACATGGCCGCCATGTCTCTGGCCTGTCTGGGGATCAGCAGCTGCACCCTGTCCACGTGGCTGACGTGCCGTCTGGCCAGCAGCGAGCAGCAGCGCATGTTCCTGGAGCGCGAGCACTCGCTGCATCACTCGCACGAGATGTCCGAGAAGGTAGACGAGGAACGGAAGAGAGGAGAGCCCAGTCCCGGTGTTTCTCAGTGTCTCAGT gaagtaatggaTAACTCCAGCAATGGCATCCCACAAATCACGTACAACAGTCAGAGCGCATCGCCGTGA